One stretch of Pedobacter riviphilus DNA includes these proteins:
- a CDS encoding efflux RND transporter periplasmic adaptor subunit, with the protein MRKVTTLFFSMSIGMLLASCGNNDAAKKAAAAAAAGPQAYPVFTVNTQNTTLDSDYPATIEGIQNIDIRPKVDGFIEKILVDEGAVVKKGQLLFTINAPQYEQQVRTARAAISSAEADVNAAQLTVNKTRPLVEKDIISKYDLDAAQLTLQSRKAALAQAKAELVNAQVNLGYTSVKSPVDGVVGSIPFRNGSLVSSSSTQPLTTVSNTSKVYAYFSLNEKQLLDFSNTYKGNTLAQQMKNIPPVSLVLADGTIYAQNGKIESINGQINTSTGSASLRATFPNPAFLLKNGASASVRIPQHVENAILIPQKSTIDLQGKKFVYILGDSAKVINTQIEVMELAKGNFYVVTKGLKVGDKVILEGFQSLKDGTKIKPEVKNTDSVYAEIKK; encoded by the coding sequence ATGAGAAAAGTAACAACTCTCTTTTTTAGCATGAGCATTGGTATGCTTTTGGCATCCTGCGGAAATAACGATGCAGCTAAAAAAGCTGCCGCTGCAGCAGCAGCCGGTCCACAGGCTTACCCTGTATTTACAGTAAACACACAAAACACAACCTTAGATTCTGATTATCCAGCAACAATTGAGGGTATTCAAAACATCGATATCCGTCCGAAAGTTGATGGTTTTATCGAAAAAATATTAGTGGATGAAGGTGCGGTAGTTAAAAAAGGTCAGTTACTTTTTACCATTAATGCACCACAGTACGAACAGCAGGTACGCACAGCAAGAGCTGCCATTAGCAGTGCAGAAGCAGATGTTAATGCAGCCCAGTTAACAGTAAATAAAACCAGGCCTTTGGTAGAAAAAGACATCATCAGCAAGTATGATCTTGATGCTGCTCAATTAACACTCCAAAGCAGAAAAGCGGCATTGGCACAGGCAAAAGCCGAATTGGTAAATGCACAGGTTAATTTGGGGTATACTTCGGTTAAAAGCCCAGTTGATGGTGTTGTTGGCAGTATCCCTTTCAGAAATGGAAGTTTAGTGAGCAGTAGCAGCACACAACCATTAACTACTGTTTCTAACACTTCTAAGGTTTATGCATATTTTTCTTTAAACGAGAAGCAGCTTTTAGATTTTTCTAACACCTACAAAGGCAACACACTTGCACAGCAAATGAAAAACATTCCTCCGGTAAGTTTAGTTCTTGCCGATGGAACAATCTATGCACAAAACGGCAAAATCGAATCCATCAACGGACAGATTAACACCAGTACTGGTTCGGCAAGTTTAAGGGCAACATTCCCTAATCCGGCTTTCTTATTAAAAAATGGTGCAAGTGCATCCGTTAGAATTCCTCAACATGTTGAAAATGCAATTCTGATCCCTCAAAAATCGACGATCGATTTACAGGGTAAAAAATTCGTTTACATTTTAGGTGATTCGGCCAAGGTGATTAATACTCAAATTGAGGTGATGGAATTGGCCAAAGGTAATTTCTACGTAGTTACCAAAGGGCTTAAAGTA